Proteins encoded by one window of Streptomyces sp. ALI-76-A:
- a CDS encoding NAD(P)/FAD-dependent oxidoreductase, whose amino-acid sequence MVKERARILVVGGGYVGMYTALRLQRNLKRELQRGDVEITVVTPDPYMTYQPFLPEAAAGSISPRHVVVPLRRVLDRCRVVVGEVTSIDHARRTAALTTLATEEKGTGTRQLSYDELVLAPGSVSRTLPVPGLAEHGIGFKTVEEAIGLRNHVIEQMDIASSTRDPAVRDAALTFVFVGGGYAGVEALGELEDMARYTARYYHNIRPEDMKWILVEASDRILPEVGEEMGRYTVTELRRRNIDVRLNTRLESCAHRVAVLSDGARFPTRTVVWTAGVKPHPVLAATDLPLNERGRLTCTPRLTIEGATHAWAAGDAAAVPDVTAGEPGKETAPNAQHALRQAKLLGDNIAHSLRGEPLETYSHAYVGSVASLGLHKGVAHVYGRKVKGYPAWFMHRVYHLSRVPTFNRKARVLAEWTLSGLFKREIVSLGSLEHPRAEFELAAGGKPPHEPPNDPKGSS is encoded by the coding sequence ATGGTGAAGGAACGTGCGCGCATTCTCGTTGTCGGTGGCGGCTATGTCGGGATGTACACGGCCCTGCGTCTCCAGCGGAACCTGAAACGGGAACTCCAGCGGGGCGACGTGGAGATCACGGTCGTCACACCCGACCCGTACATGACCTATCAGCCGTTCCTCCCCGAGGCGGCCGCCGGATCCATCTCCCCGCGCCATGTGGTCGTACCGCTGCGCCGTGTCCTCGACCGCTGCCGCGTCGTGGTCGGCGAGGTCACCTCCATCGACCACGCCCGGCGCACCGCCGCCCTCACCACGCTCGCCACCGAGGAGAAGGGCACCGGCACCCGGCAGCTGTCGTACGACGAGCTCGTCCTCGCGCCCGGCTCCGTCTCGCGCACGCTGCCCGTCCCCGGTCTGGCCGAACACGGCATCGGCTTCAAGACCGTCGAGGAGGCCATCGGCCTGCGCAACCACGTCATCGAGCAGATGGACATCGCCTCCTCCACCCGCGACCCCGCCGTCCGCGACGCGGCGCTCACCTTCGTCTTCGTCGGCGGCGGCTACGCCGGCGTCGAGGCGCTCGGCGAGCTGGAGGACATGGCCCGCTACACCGCGCGGTACTACCACAACATCCGGCCCGAGGACATGAAGTGGATCCTCGTCGAGGCCTCGGACCGCATCCTCCCCGAGGTCGGCGAGGAGATGGGCCGCTACACGGTCACCGAACTGCGCCGCCGCAACATCGACGTACGCCTGAACACCCGCCTGGAGTCGTGCGCGCACCGCGTCGCCGTCCTCAGCGACGGCGCCCGCTTCCCGACCCGTACGGTCGTCTGGACGGCCGGCGTGAAACCCCACCCGGTCCTCGCCGCGACCGACCTGCCGCTCAACGAGCGCGGCCGGCTGACCTGCACCCCCAGGCTGACGATCGAGGGCGCCACGCACGCGTGGGCCGCCGGGGACGCCGCCGCCGTCCCCGACGTCACGGCCGGCGAACCCGGCAAGGAGACGGCCCCCAACGCCCAGCACGCGCTGCGCCAGGCGAAGCTCCTCGGCGACAACATCGCGCACTCCCTGCGGGGCGAGCCCCTGGAGACGTACTCCCACGCGTACGTCGGTTCGGTGGCCTCCCTGGGGCTGCACAAAGGCGTCGCACACGTCTACGGACGCAAGGTGAAGGGCTACCCTGCGTGGTTCATGCACCGCGTCTACCACCTCAGCAGGGTGCCCACCTTCAACCGCAAGGCCCGGGTGCTGGCCGAGTGGACTCTGTCCGGGCTCTTCAAGAGGGAGATCGTCTCCCTCGGATCACTCGAACACCCCCGGGCGGAGTTCGAACTCGCGGCCGGTGGAAAGCCTCCTCACGAGCCCCCGAACGACCCGAAGGGGTCGTCCTGA
- a CDS encoding TetR/AcrR family transcriptional regulator, with translation MHVQDSHWSSASAIAPGGGARGGGMSSAMGSTMGSTMSAAVGSGRGNGARTTPLRVDAQRNLEHVLRAAREVFGELGYGAPMEDVARRARVGVGTVYRRFPSKDVLVRRIAEEETSRLTDQARAALGQEDEPWSALSRFLRTSVASGAGRLLPPQVLRVGVADEGTGFETARVPQQRTQPGSGELRLVAQDTSALTADDDAGAAALLEVVGQLVERARAAGELRADVSVADVLLVIATAAPSLPDAAQQAAASARLLDILLEGLRSRPV, from the coding sequence ATGCATGTTCAGGACTCTCATTGGTCGTCCGCGTCCGCCATCGCACCCGGTGGCGGGGCGAGGGGCGGCGGGATGAGTTCGGCAATGGGCTCGACGATGGGCTCGACCATGAGCGCGGCGGTGGGGAGCGGACGCGGGAACGGGGCGCGGACGACACCGCTGCGTGTGGACGCACAGCGCAATCTGGAGCACGTACTGCGCGCGGCGCGCGAGGTCTTCGGCGAACTGGGGTACGGCGCGCCGATGGAGGACGTGGCGCGGCGCGCGCGGGTCGGCGTCGGCACGGTGTACCGGCGCTTCCCGAGCAAGGACGTCCTGGTGCGGCGGATAGCCGAGGAGGAGACCTCCCGGCTGACCGACCAGGCACGGGCGGCGCTCGGGCAGGAGGACGAGCCGTGGTCGGCGCTCTCGCGCTTCCTGCGGACATCGGTGGCCTCGGGTGCCGGGCGGCTGCTGCCGCCGCAGGTGCTGCGGGTCGGGGTGGCGGACGAGGGCACCGGCTTCGAGACGGCGCGGGTGCCGCAGCAGCGGACCCAGCCGGGCTCCGGGGAGCTGCGGCTGGTGGCGCAGGACACGTCGGCGCTCACCGCGGACGACGACGCGGGTGCGGCGGCGCTGCTGGAGGTCGTGGGCCAGCTCGTGGAGCGGGCACGTGCGGCGGGCGAGTTGCGGGCCGACGTGTCGGTGGCGGACGTCCTGCTGGTGATAGCGACGGCGGCACCCTCGCTGCCGGACGCGGCCCAGCAGGCGGCGGCCTCGGCACGGCTGCTGGACATCCTGCTGGAGGGGCTGCGGTCCCGGCCGGTGTGA